One genomic segment of Lysobacter sp. 5GHs7-4 includes these proteins:
- a CDS encoding NAD(P)/FAD-dependent oxidoreductase, with amino-acid sequence MQHEVIVVGGSYAGLAAAMPLARARRRVLVIDAGRPRNRYASHSHGFFGMDGWTPADMLDEASRQLAAYPTVELLPARVAQARAHGDGFALTLDDGRALSARRLVLATGVADELPAIPGLREGWGRSVVHCPYCHGYEFDRGALGVLATQASSLHQALLVPDWGPTTYFSQGAFEPDAEQARQLAARGVAIERSEVVEVLGTPERMRGVRLRDGRELPLAGLFVAPSIHPADDLAQQLGCEYEDGPWGPLLRVDAFKRTSVAGVYAAGDAVSAMASVSLAVAAGTMAGVGAHQSLLEHAAPAQTHGAALRGPVASVIANARKRQNLPS; translated from the coding sequence ATGCAACACGAAGTGATCGTCGTAGGCGGCAGCTACGCCGGCCTGGCCGCCGCGATGCCGTTGGCGCGCGCGCGCCGGCGCGTGCTGGTGATCGACGCCGGCCGGCCGCGCAACCGCTATGCCAGCCACTCGCACGGCTTCTTCGGCATGGACGGCTGGACCCCGGCGGACATGCTGGACGAGGCCAGCCGTCAGTTGGCGGCCTATCCCACGGTCGAGCTGCTGCCCGCGCGCGTCGCGCAGGCGCGCGCGCACGGCGACGGCTTCGCCCTGACGCTGGACGACGGCCGCGCGCTGAGCGCGCGTCGGCTGGTGCTGGCCACCGGCGTCGCCGACGAGTTGCCGGCGATCCCCGGCCTGCGCGAGGGCTGGGGCCGCAGCGTGGTGCACTGCCCTTACTGCCACGGCTACGAATTCGACCGCGGCGCGTTGGGCGTGCTGGCCACGCAGGCCAGTTCCCTGCATCAGGCCCTGCTGGTGCCCGACTGGGGCCCGACCACCTACTTCAGCCAGGGCGCGTTCGAACCCGATGCCGAGCAGGCGCGGCAACTGGCCGCGCGCGGCGTCGCGATCGAACGCAGCGAGGTGGTGGAAGTGCTGGGCACGCCCGAGCGCATGCGCGGCGTGCGCCTGCGCGACGGCCGCGAACTGCCGCTAGCGGGCTTGTTCGTGGCGCCGAGCATCCACCCGGCCGACGATCTGGCGCAACAGTTGGGCTGCGAGTACGAGGACGGCCCCTGGGGCCCGCTGTTGCGCGTGGACGCATTCAAACGCACGTCCGTGGCGGGCGTGTACGCGGCCGGCGACGCCGTCAGCGCGATGGCCAGCGTCAGCCTGGCGGTCGCGGCCGGCACCATGGCCGGCGTCGGCGCGCATCAATCCCTGTTAGAGCACGCCGCGCCCGCGCAAACGCACGGGGCCGCATTGCGCGGCCCCGTGGCTAGCGTGATAGCGAACGCCCGCAAGCGTCAGAACTTGCCTTCCTGA
- a CDS encoding pirin family protein has protein sequence MATNQDVSHRYARVGRKLRGQPTSDGAGVRLTRLIGGAELPDLDPFLLLDEFGTDRAEDYIAGFPEHPHRGFETVTYMLDGRMRHKDNHGNEGVLVPGSVQWMTAGRGLVHSEMPEQQEGRMRGFQLWVNLPAREKMTEPKYQEFAPERIVQLQPAQGVQLKLIAGAVGDLRGPIAQPATEPVYIDVALQAGADWEYDLPEGHNVFVYVYEGGVEIGQGEDARQVDSQELAVLSGGQRLKLRDLGRDSRLILVGGRPLREPVARYGPFVMNTKQEVMQAFVDFQEGKF, from the coding sequence ATGGCCACCAACCAAGACGTTTCCCATCGCTACGCCCGCGTCGGTCGCAAGCTGCGCGGGCAGCCGACTTCGGACGGGGCCGGCGTGCGGCTGACGCGGTTGATCGGTGGGGCCGAGTTGCCGGATCTGGACCCGTTCCTGCTGCTGGACGAGTTCGGCACCGATCGCGCCGAGGACTACATCGCCGGCTTTCCGGAGCATCCGCATCGCGGTTTCGAGACCGTGACCTACATGCTCGACGGGCGCATGCGCCACAAGGACAACCATGGCAACGAAGGCGTGCTGGTGCCCGGCAGCGTGCAGTGGATGACCGCCGGCCGCGGTCTGGTGCATTCGGAGATGCCCGAGCAGCAGGAGGGCCGCATGCGCGGTTTCCAGCTGTGGGTGAACCTGCCGGCGCGCGAGAAGATGACCGAGCCCAAGTACCAGGAGTTCGCCCCCGAGCGCATCGTCCAACTGCAGCCCGCGCAAGGCGTGCAGCTGAAGCTGATCGCCGGCGCCGTCGGCGACCTGCGCGGGCCGATCGCGCAGCCGGCGACCGAGCCGGTGTACATCGACGTCGCGCTGCAAGCCGGCGCCGACTGGGAGTACGACCTGCCCGAAGGCCACAACGTCTTCGTCTACGTGTACGAGGGCGGCGTGGAGATCGGTCAGGGCGAGGACGCGCGCCAGGTCGACTCGCAGGAACTGGCGGTGTTGTCCGGTGGCCAGCGCCTGAAGCTGCGCGACCTGGGCCGCGACAGCCGTCTGATCCTGGTTGGCGGTCGTCCGTTGCGCGAGCCGGTCGCGCGTTACGGTCCGTTCGTGATGAACACCAAGCAGGAAGTCATGCAGGCCTTCGTCGACTTTCAGGAAGGCAAGTTCTGA
- the rlmKL gene encoding bifunctional 23S rRNA (guanine(2069)-N(7))-methyltransferase RlmK/23S rRNA (guanine(2445)-N(2))-methyltransferase RlmL: protein MKFYVSCGKGLEYLLADELVALGCTRATAAMAGANAEGELRDAQRAVLWSRLASRVLWPIAEFDCPDEHALYAGVAAIDWPQHLDATHTLAVDAHVSGTAITHARYAAQRVKDAVVDVMRARTGARPDVDVDAPDLRLNLVIRKNRAIVSIDLGGGSLHRRGWRLKQGEAPLKENLATAVLMRGGWPRIYAQGGALIDPMCGSGTLLIEGALMAADVAPGLLRHDGVTPTRWRGFDRAAWQALCDEARAREDAGRAALRPVFQGSDLDPHAIRAARDNEVMAGLAGVIRWQVVPVEQLQELPAPAAAETVEGEGAAATGLAVCNPPYDARLAADPALYRALGNTLKRLAPQWRASLLCGDADLAQATGLRASKKYQLFNGAIECTLIVCDPIAPRARAQDAPDAPPPTLSEGAQMVANRLRKNLHKLKRWREREAVSCYRVYDADLPEYAAAIDVYASEGREPQLHLHVQEYAAPATIPEADQRRRLNELLAAAREALAVPRERIALKTRKRGKGGSKYAQIGAGRFDQRGEILVVREGAARLRVNLHDYLDTGLFLDHRPIRLRIAEEARGRRFLNLFGYTGAATVHAAVGGAAQTTTVDLSATYLQWCADNLRENGIGGNDHRLVQADAVAWLEADRGRYDLIFCDPPTFSNSARADDFDIQREHVRLLRAAVARLADNGTLYFSNNFRRFRLDQEAVAEFADCREISAETIPPDFARDARIHRCWQLQPL from the coding sequence GTGAAGTTCTACGTCAGCTGCGGCAAAGGTCTGGAATATCTGCTGGCCGACGAACTGGTCGCGCTGGGCTGCACGCGCGCGACCGCGGCGATGGCCGGCGCCAACGCCGAAGGCGAACTGCGCGACGCGCAGCGCGCGGTGCTGTGGTCGCGCCTGGCCAGCCGCGTGCTGTGGCCGATCGCCGAGTTCGACTGCCCCGACGAACACGCGCTTTACGCCGGCGTGGCCGCGATCGACTGGCCGCAGCACCTGGACGCGACCCACACCCTGGCCGTCGACGCGCACGTGTCGGGCACCGCGATCACCCATGCCCGCTACGCCGCGCAACGCGTCAAGGACGCCGTGGTCGACGTGATGCGCGCGCGCACCGGCGCGCGCCCGGACGTGGACGTGGACGCGCCGGACCTGCGCCTGAACCTGGTCATCCGCAAGAACCGCGCGATCGTCTCCATCGACCTGGGCGGCGGCTCGCTGCACCGGCGCGGCTGGCGCCTGAAGCAGGGCGAGGCGCCGTTGAAGGAAAACCTCGCCACCGCGGTGCTGATGCGCGGCGGCTGGCCGCGCATCTACGCGCAAGGCGGCGCGCTGATCGATCCTATGTGCGGCAGCGGCACCCTGCTGATCGAGGGCGCGCTGATGGCGGCCGACGTCGCCCCGGGCCTGCTGCGCCACGACGGCGTCACGCCGACGCGCTGGCGCGGCTTCGACCGCGCCGCCTGGCAGGCGCTGTGCGACGAGGCGCGTGCGCGCGAGGACGCCGGACGCGCGGCCCTGCGGCCGGTGTTCCAGGGCAGCGACCTGGACCCGCATGCGATCCGCGCCGCGCGCGACAACGAGGTCATGGCCGGCCTGGCCGGCGTGATCCGCTGGCAGGTCGTCCCGGTCGAACAACTGCAGGAGTTGCCGGCACCGGCCGCCGCCGAAACCGTCGAAGGCGAGGGCGCCGCCGCCACCGGTCTGGCGGTGTGCAATCCGCCTTACGACGCGCGTCTGGCCGCCGATCCGGCGCTGTACCGCGCGCTGGGCAACACCCTCAAGCGGCTGGCGCCGCAATGGCGCGCCAGCCTGCTGTGCGGCGACGCCGACCTGGCCCAGGCCACCGGCTTGCGCGCCAGCAAGAAGTACCAGCTGTTCAACGGCGCGATCGAATGCACCCTGATCGTCTGCGACCCGATCGCGCCGCGCGCGCGCGCGCAGGACGCGCCGGACGCGCCGCCGCCGACGTTGTCGGAGGGCGCGCAGATGGTCGCCAATCGCCTGCGCAAGAACCTGCACAAGCTCAAGCGCTGGCGCGAGCGCGAGGCGGTCAGCTGCTACCGCGTCTACGACGCCGACCTGCCCGAATACGCAGCCGCGATCGACGTCTACGCCAGCGAAGGCCGCGAACCGCAGCTGCACCTGCACGTGCAGGAGTACGCCGCGCCCGCGACCATTCCCGAGGCCGACCAGCGCCGCCGCCTCAACGAACTGCTGGCGGCCGCGCGCGAGGCCCTGGCGGTGCCGCGCGAGCGCATCGCGCTCAAGACCCGGAAGCGCGGCAAGGGCGGCAGCAAATATGCACAGATAGGAGCGGGACGCTTCGACCAGCGCGGCGAAATCCTGGTGGTGCGCGAAGGCGCGGCGCGGCTGCGCGTGAACCTGCACGACTACCTCGACACCGGCCTGTTCCTGGACCATCGCCCGATCCGCCTGCGCATCGCCGAGGAAGCGCGCGGCCGCCGCTTCCTCAATCTGTTCGGCTACACCGGCGCGGCCACCGTGCACGCCGCGGTCGGCGGCGCCGCCCAGACCACCACCGTCGATCTGTCGGCGACGTATCTGCAGTGGTGCGCCGACAACCTGCGCGAGAACGGCATCGGCGGCAACGACCACCGCCTGGTCCAGGCCGACGCCGTGGCCTGGCTGGAAGCCGACCGCGGCCGCTACGACCTGATCTTCTGCGACCCGCCGACCTTCTCCAACTCCGCGCGCGCCGACGATTTCGACATCCAGCGCGAGCACGTGCGCCTGCTGCGCGCGGCCGTCGCGCGTCTGGCCGACAACGGCACGCTGTATTTCTCCAACAACTTCCGCCGCTTCCGCCTCGACCAGGAAGCGGTCGCCGAGTTCGCCGACTGCCGCGAGATCAGCGCCGAGACCATCCCGCCCGATTTCGCCCGCGACGCGCGCATCCACCGCTGCTGGCAGTTGCAACCGCTGTGA
- a CDS encoding methyltransferase domain-containing protein: MKARKPGAWTFFLQWLKNPLRTAAVAPSSPELAAAMIAELPDDARRIIELGGGTGAITRALLAAGIADEDLLVLELNEALHAHLHLRFPRVQVLLGDARSLPALARANGYLDGGPADAIVSGLGLLTMPPQLQRGLLAAAFECLRGDGVFVQFTYGPAAPVADTVMRELGLHVRRGEFVLRNVPPATVYVYTRTGRAEA, encoded by the coding sequence GTGAAAGCGCGCAAGCCCGGTGCCTGGACCTTCTTCCTGCAATGGTTGAAGAACCCCCTGCGCACCGCCGCCGTCGCGCCGTCCAGCCCCGAACTGGCGGCGGCGATGATCGCCGAGCTGCCCGACGATGCGCGCCGCATCATCGAGCTCGGCGGCGGCACCGGCGCGATCACGCGCGCGCTGTTGGCCGCGGGCATCGCCGATGAAGATTTGCTGGTGCTGGAGCTCAACGAGGCATTGCACGCGCATCTGCATCTGCGCTTCCCGCGGGTGCAGGTGCTGCTGGGCGATGCGCGTTCGCTGCCGGCGCTGGCGCGCGCCAACGGTTATCTCGACGGCGGCCCGGCCGACGCGATCGTGTCGGGGCTGGGGCTGCTGACCATGCCGCCGCAGTTGCAGCGCGGTCTGTTGGCGGCGGCGTTCGAGTGTCTGCGCGGGGACGGGGTGTTCGTGCAGTTCACGTACGGGCCGGCGGCGCCGGTGGCCGATACGGTGATGCGGGAGTTGGGTTTGCACGTGCGGCGCGGGGAGTTCGTGCTGCGCAACGTGCCGCCGGCGACGGTGTATGTGTATACGCGCACGGGGCGCGCGGAGGCGTGA